GCAATCGCAACAGTAACAGCGGaagtagtaacaacagcagcagcagcagcaatgatagCATCAGCGGAAAAAGTGGTATTCTACAGCGGTGGTAATATTAGATGTTTGAAAAGTTGAAAGGTCTCTAGGGGAAAAAAATAGAGCGAAAGGGTCTTTTTATTCCCCATTCTTCTTcgctctcaccctttctctttctccttttctctcttctctacgAGACGTGTGAAGAACTTGTAAATAACATCTAATGGTTTAATGATGCTATCATCTTTTGATAGTGACTGCTTTTATGTCTAAACAGTGATATCATCTCGTCTTGTAAATACATACGgggatacatacagatacatgcgtAGATAAATTGATACAAGCATGCGTACggtcatgcatacaaacatacgttcatacatatatacatgcataaacacgtgtaagtgtatgtgagtctgtgtttgtgcgtgcgtgtgcgcgcgcgcgtgtgtgtgtgtgtgtgtatttccgtcGGTTTTGACGATGAGGACAAGCAAAATCAGTGTGATATAATGTGAACAATATGGCAAGATGGTATTTTTTTGAATTACGGTTACAAACCATTCCAGCGACCGGTGAGAGTTGATTTTGAGGCTGTAGAAAATGACATTCTCCCAAAAAGTTGCATAGTAGAATCGAACTCTGTACCTCatggttgcgaagcgaacttcatAACCATTCAAgcatactgcacacacacacacatagatagatagatagatagatagatagatagatagatagatagatagatagatagatagatagatagatagatagatagatagattgattgattgataggtaACTAGCACTCCGTCACTTATGATGACGTGGGTTCCAGTTCATTACATCAACGGAAAAgactgctcgtgaagttaacgtgcatgtggctgagcactccacagacatgcgtacccttaacgtagttctcaaggagattcagcgtgacacagagtgtgacaaggctggctctttgaaatacaggtacaatagaagtaggaagaaagagtgagagaaagttgtggtgaaagagtacagtagggtttgCTATCACcccttgccagagcctcgtggagttttaagGGTTTTCACTcgataaacacttacaacgcccggtctgggaatcgaaaccgcgatcctatgaccgcgagtctgctgccctaaccactaggccatttcgcctccactcacacacacacacacacacacacacacacaagagagtttgtattgtgtgtgcttgcgtatgttccttatgcattccaaaaccgaggTGCCGActttgacgtatggggtatcaaaggattcagtactatttcggctaccaattaaactttattttcatcgacatatttgcattacaaaaattttaaattataatcttttccataactCAAATATCGTAAACATTATATACGACGACAAcgacacattttctatatgagtgtgtacttTAAAAGACATCCATCGTtacgacacacaccttcactcactcactctatctctctgtctctttctccctgtctttgtttctctctctcgtacacatgcatacacacacacacacgtcgatttcttatacacgtacatacatctttcactttctgctctctctccctttttctctttcctttcaatttctgctctcttcaaagcataaagaaataaatttttacgGAATGACCGAGAGAAACgtagaataagaaaaagagagagagagacaagagaaagaaacagagacagaaagcAAATTTCTATAGGAGAAGTTGAAAGACGGATAGCGGCTGAGAGACAGACGCTGATATTTCATACTCTATGCATGTTCCATAATTGAAAGTGAAAAAAAGCCGGCACAAAGAGAGGGGGAAAGCGGGAGAGAAGGGGGACGCTGACAAACACAGAACCGAGGTTGTGTCGTACAAATTTTCAGGTCATTTTCACTTTCGTCCCatgtttcacgcatgcgtagaattaggcgttatctctctcttttaatttCCGATTATAATGTACGGAGACCTCTTGCTGTCAACAAGTCACAGCTTCCACTAATTAATTGGAATGAAGAAAGGTATGCAAAAATATCTTCCTttggcgtacacacacacacacacacacacacacacacacacacacacagagttacagcccccaccccaccccaccttaTTTCCTCAATTTACTCATATTCCTATGTTTTCCATGCAGGACATTTGCATTTCGCCCCAAAGTATTTTTCCCACATTCGTAATCTCTATTTTTCCACATAGACAACCAACAAAATTCGAAAAACAGTTAAAAATTTGGAAACTTCGGTGGGGAGAgggaaattataattttgaaaacgtgatttctgAGCAAAATCATATTAACCCCTTTGGTGGAACTGGAGAACACTGCCCCCACCCCAAACTGACCTTcccgatttttttccttttttttaaccgGATTCCTATGCTTTGATGACgtagattccgaatatgcaaaaTACCacgttttcaaatttcttaattCCTCCCCTCacctaaattttttattttaacctttttttcgaatttttttttttcaatctacgtgGGAAAATACTGAGATTAAGAATATAAGGGAATAAAAAAGcaaattctaatttcaaattttttgtgaATAATTCCAAAATTGATTCACACCACCATCCCGCTGTCTAAAAGTGAAAACGAACGGCTGTTTTGTCCGTTTCCGTATGCGTAGATTTATAGTGAAAGAGCAAAAGGACTACGGCATGTGAAGGCCTCACCACGAAACtcaatatgctaaaaataacagctaaaagtCCGGAGAATTTTTGTGGTTGTGGGTACATTTACGGAAATGAACTTGCGCAATGTTACacctctgaattttttttttaattgtgataAAGAATCAAAGGGTTTAGTCGTTACCGCCAAAATTAATTTCCCttgcattttctctctttttcaatatTCAATTAAAAGAGAGAATATGTTGTTACCAACAATAATAAACTTTAGTAACTTGATCGATCTGTCATTGAACCaggatttaaatttcatttgatacacactTTGCCATAATTTATATGGAGAATTGCAAACGTGGCATATAAAGACAACTTCTTTTAGAAATTTTGTGAGTACATTTCCGTAAATATTTTGCTTGCGCACCCCCAAccctgcacacatgcacataaacgcaTGCAGATACACATGGATTAAGTCCCATTTTGGATTacctaaaaatatatttgaaaaaagtaaaacatgAACTTCGTGTggagagggagaaaattaaaatattgagaacgtgttttgtgagtgaaatcCTAATGTCCTGTATCGCAAACATAGGAATTGGAAGAAGTTTAGGGGAAAATAAGGCGAGGGAGCGGAAATGTCACCtcggacatgctagaaagaaAAGGTAAAGGACGGGATTTCTGGGATATCTGtccctgtatgtgtgtctgtgtctttagatgtgtgtctgtgtgtaagtcagtcgtcacaaaaatgaatgtCTACTGACAGATACAAAGACCGTCACACACATAATTGTCACTCATCGGCCTGACGTACATAACGAACGCgcaaacatatatagaaaatgtaaCGTCttcgtcgttgtggtggtgatggtaaaagATGTGGTTTACGATAGGtgactaaaataaaaattataatcttaaatttttgtaatgcaaatagttgaatgaaaatatagtttagttggtaGCCAAAAGTTTACTGAATTTTCTAATAGTCCATACGTCAAAAACGGCAACTCGGTATTGGAATAcataaggaacacacacacacacatacacacacacaaactctcttatatatatatatagtactagcaATGCAtgccggcgttgcccgggtattaTAACCTACAGcctcattgtattatttgtttctttcttatgggTAGAATCAGCATTCGGGGAGCGTGAAGCAAACAACTCTTTTTCATAAACATGTTTTTCGGTAATTTTGTGATGAACAATGCTGAAATTGTTGAACCAAAAACATGTTGAATAGTAGCTTAGATTAGAATGAAATCTTAAAAATGCCTCCAAAATGACCTAGACTTATGGATGTAAAGAAATGGCTGACGAACGAGAACGTAGAGGTATCCGTATTGCAGAAGTAAGGTACATTGCAGaaggtaaggcggcaagctggcagaaatgttagcaggccgggcgaaatgcttagcggtatttcgtctgccgttacgttctgagttcaaattccgccgaggtcgactttacctttcatcctttcgaggtcgataaattaagtacgagttacgcactggggtcgaaataatcgacttaatccgtttgtctgtcattgtttgtctcctctatgtttagccccttgtaggcaataaagaaataagaaagtaagGTACATGGAAAGAAAGCTGCTTCATTGTGATAAGCACTAATCTCTGTAATGTTTGGGTAGACTGCACACTTCAACATATGTCAAGCGAAGCCGACAATGCTTCTGGGTAAACTATGTTGTGCGTAAGTCCAGTTTTGgtagaataaatatacaagttATCTGCACTGTTAACTCGAGAGCATGCAACATATAATTGTCCATGAGAAACGCAGGGTAGTTgtaaattgagacccataatttTTAAAGTTTGACCCTGGGATTTGTTGATTGCCATAGGGAAACACAATCGCACCGGGAACTGGAGGCGCTTGAATTGAAATGACACATTTGAGGGAATAAGGGGCATACATGGAATGTATGCAATCTCTCCTCGATGGCAGCCGGCAATAATGGTTGCTTGTAGGACATGACTTATCATTGTAGTTATAATCAATCTTGTACCATCGCATCGTTGTGGTGGGTCCAAATTCCTCAAGAGCATGATAGGTACATCTTTCTTTAGGAACAACTTATGCGGTGGCTGTCCTGTGGGTTGTAGAGAGTTGGGAAATTCAACTGAATACTCAACAGCGGCATGTTCGTCGATGGTAGTATCAATGGAAACAAACGTTGAAGCATCTCCAGGTAGAACGTGGAGGAGTTCATGGTTTACTTTATTAACACTTTCATTCCGATGTGCTAAAACTGTTCTCTCTGCGAACCATGCTATGTTTTTGAAGTTGTCTTGCAATGTGGGAAATACCTTTTCTTTAAGCTCGGCCAATGTAGACACTATGTGCCCACATTGCAGTACATGCTGCAGCAGGGTGTTATTCAACGGTAAGGCGCCACTTCCTATTtgtagaagttgatgagagaattCCTCAGCTAAGGGGTCGATCTTATCAagttgtcagcatggaaaaaataaccttcaatggtagtaattattaaaattataaattagggtatctacgagatactagCAGCCacgatctgactctaaaaccgccttaattgtccatatcgacacggagagaaaacaaagagacaagatgaaactagtaaaaaattactggataattctagatcccggatttctggctatGCATTTGGGAATGatttgcctcgtcagtagaatacacatagaagagaaacataaatacatatataattttatatatatatatataatatatatatatatatatatatatatatatatataatatatatatatatatatatatatatattgtgccagcttgccgccttacagtaataataataataacacatattcatatatttgtaaaagATCAATTTGAAATAGAACAAATGAACAACCGATCTATTGGCGTGATCGAACAAACAATCATCTTGTATCTAAATGGCAGCAAATTTGCAATGAGAGATACAACgcaataatgataaaatgtattGTGGATTACGGCAAAAgcaagacttgaactcagaacttgaaggtAAGAGACTAAGTCTTCTTAGCTACTAAATCCTGTGaactaatgtttttctttttcttatttagcttttctttttttctgtgtgtgttatgGTTTTACCATTCCTAAACGTCTAAAAGAAAATTTatgtcttaaataataatttatttctttgaacTAGGCTATCACAAGATCAATTCCCATAGCGGAGGGATATAGGCGATAGAAGTTAATGGAATGAAGGTTTTTTTAATAGCGTTGAACTCATCACATATTTTCCCACCGGTCCCTTAAAATAGATGTTAGGGACGAAATTTGAAGGATTTCATAATCCATTAGCTGCTCCTTGGGGTTTGATGTTACTAACACATTTCTTAAACATTAACAGTTTCCACTTGCTAAAGTTATTTCATTAAAAGTATTTtgtgattatattatataaaacgatCCAAATGACTAGTTATTCGGTAGtattaagtaatatttttaaCACACAACTATTAACTTGCGAAAAGCTTAacactttcatacacatacaaacgaaaaaaataaataaaagaaacacacaaaatatatctgGTAATTATTTTCTCGACCCATGAGGGATGAAAAAAAGAGTTAATCCCACCGAATTTTAACCCAGAATATACAAATACGAAAATAAACATCTCATTTTGTTTTGACTGCACGCAACATTTTCAGTCATATTTCCATCATTGTACACAACACAGAGAAACCACAGAAACCACAGCATAAATCACAAAGTACATAAAATAGCGCACTTCACATAGTCACAGGTTGCATCTAAACCACATACAGACCCCttacagaatgaaataaaaatgcaaattaaataaaatgttgtGTGGTCACGCTAAGAGTTTAGTTTCTTCCTGTTGAGAAATCCATCCCTCACGGTTTCTGTCAGTGCATGCGCAATCACCTAAAAACAAACATCACTCAAGAAGACTATGAATCAAGAAAGGAAACTCCTTGCCAGTGGTCCTCGGTACGTcacatattttaaagatataatttaaggctttagaaatagcagtaccctttcagcctttcaacaaatttacagATGTAAATTTCTATCGTCAGCTTCTCCTCTCAGTAGAAGTTGTAAAAGTCAATCCTCAATACTTCCAGTTACTATCACGCATCTTCTTTCGGCATGGCCTCCGGGTAGAGGAAAACCACTTGACCTTTCCGGTCAAATGAAAGTTGTGGAGTGAGATTCACGATAGACTCGACTTTAAGCCAGACTCGACCAACACGTGACAACAATTGTTCGACAAAACACAATAAATCAACAAAACTCGGACACTGAACGAATGCGTGCATGGACATTTTGTTGTTCTGTATGCATCTCAGTTAACTGATGGTACTTTTGTGCCGgcagagtttatctcgaactggCAATGTTTCATGCTAAACCaaagatttctggaagttattcaTCGGCCCCAGAATAAGCCAACCAGCTAATTCTTGTCAGCACTCAGAGTTTCCTCGGAACACTATCATTTTTTCTCTCCACGAATCATCTATAGAATACTAAAGTGAAAGTTCTATTCGCTACATTGTCCAATTGACAAAGGACTGTGAGTTCCTGATAGCATTCAATGTGACGGGTGCCCAACATTGGTCTATTTGATCTAGAACTGTAACTCAGTCAAAGAGACTAGTTGTGGTAAACGTGCCAATCAGAGGCACCTGCTAATCTTTCAGGAATATCTGTAGATGTCGGGTCTTCAGGATATGATGCTACGGTATACCGTACTTTCCGCACAGAGGCTGATAGCAGTATATGGACCTCCTAATCAGTAGAACGCATTCTTTTTACAAGAGGCTAAAGAGCAGCTTCAGTCTGGTAAGATGAAAACTAAGGTATATTTTGATGAGAGTATGGGCCATTCTGTTCGTTGCCACGTCCCATCTCATATGAGCCTAAGTCAAACCCCGAGCAACTTGACCGACCTGAACTGCCAGCTGGCTGGTGGCATGGATTTGTCCCTCCAGATGTTCACTTATATGTCGGgattaatttttgctcctgtcaccaccCTATATTTATCTAGAATGGTGCTGATCACTCTTACCTCTGTGATGTCAGACACCATTGCAGTGACGTCATCCGCATTTGCTGCCACTACTTTCTCGCGCCCAAATTCAAAAGCGACACTTCTCAGCACCTACAGATTCTGCAGTAGGTAACTCAAGAATCAGTACATACATTGGATATGAGAACACCCATGACAGTTCAAGTGCGTTACTCCAAAACAGTTTCAATAGATGCCTGTTTGTCTGATCACCACTTAAATGCCGTGATACATTAGCTGATATCAGTCTTCATTGTTTTACGATACGTAGACGAAAACTCATCGTCTTATATTGCCGCGGTCtcaaacgatacaaaaaaaatCTATCGGTAAACGACGCCAAGAAAGTAAAATTGAGTCTAAAAGAATGTGGTACCctgaaatgaaaatatcaattgcCATTGAATTTTTCGGTAGTCTAATGACAAAAGGGATTCAACAGATGTTCCAAATAGCTTCTaggaaaaagtaagaaaaactATGAGTCAAACAGTTTCAGGAAATTGCACTCTTAGGATTAGCTAACATTCCGAAGTAGTTCTTTATGGAAAGTAACGCTCAATTCTCTCGATGAAATACAACCGGTATATAATAAAGAACTTGAAAACAGCAACAGTGGTAACAATTTCTAATAATCTCTGATTTCTATAATCAACGGGAGCATGAGAGGCAAAATTGAccccggcagtatttgaactcaaaacgttgtaAAGGGGACATAATTATATactacatttcttcttttttttttttttattactctagcgattctgccaagcaccacacttatatataacaaagttttCTAATATAGATACAAGATCACGTATTCCATTAAAATTggtcccagtacatgactggtatttcatAGACTCGGAAggaatgcatctgtgtgtgtgtgtgtgtgtgtgtgtgtgtgtgtgtgtgtgtgtgtgtgtgtgtgtgcgcgtgcgtgtgtatttttaaGGGCTAAGCCAGAGGAGGAAAGCCAGCGTTCTTGACCTTTTTCAAGGCATCGCTGATAGCTTGCAGGAAATCCTCTTGTAGACCAGAGTCCTGACCGGAATATCCGCAACCGAATAAATTATGTTAAAGCCTGACAAACCTTAGGTAGTGGTTTTCAGTTAGATGACTTATTAAGATTACAACCTACGAACAAGAATGGCCCTTCTACTGGGCTCCCTCACCATTTCTGTTTTCAGAATGACACTCACAGGTTTCGGTTGACCCAGGAGAGGCGAGTATATTGATGGTTTAATATTTACAGCAAAGACGGTCAATTAGTAGAGTCGTTACAGTGTTGGCTAGaattctttgtggtatttgttcagaCTCTTCGAGTCCCGAGTTCAAGCTCTACCAAGGtcaatgttgcctttcatcctttcagagagtaaaaaaaaaaactaccaaccCACAGGGTGAGGATCGGTGTAACTATTAGGGAGACGGGCGAGATGCCTTGCAATATCTGTActtgctctttacgttctgacagCAACATCTGTGACAATACAAAATCTAAAATGTTTGAGCCCAAGACGGTggcttaattttatataaatatcggtGGCGTGCAGCAAGTGACTTCCAGATTTCTTCAAAAGAATATAGCCCAGTTCATAGTTACCTCTCTTCGGTATCGGGTGGTGAATACGACAAGAGCCAGTGAATGCTTATCCAGCGGTCAACATAAGGCGATTTAAACTGAAGATGGCATATTTTACATTAAGTGAGAATTTCTTCTTCACAGTAAACTGTACTGAAATTGCTTCTAGAAGTTCATTTATGTCCTAAACGTATACGAACAACCTAAagtttgcttttgtttatatatgtatgtatacacatataaacgttgtaaaggtgcatgtatatatgtatatatctatatgtatgtgtttgtccatctttacgttctgagttcaaattctaccgcggtcgactttacttttcatcctttcgacgtcgATAAATTGAGAACTCGTGgagtactggggtcgttgtaaatccctgccccaaaatttcaggccttgtgcttttagaagAAAAGATGATGAAGCTGACGAGCTGCTAGAATTGTTAGCGTGTCGACCAAAATGCGTAGCAGCATTTTCTTCCAGTTcttcacattccgagttcaaattccgctgaggtcgactttacctttcatcctttcggggtcgataaaacaagtactaaaaTAAATTGTGTACtaaggtctatgtaatcgacttaacc
The DNA window shown above is from Octopus sinensis unplaced genomic scaffold, ASM634580v1 Contig15657, whole genome shotgun sequence and carries:
- the LOC115230494 gene encoding uncharacterized protein LOC115230494, with the translated sequence MVSDITEIDPLAEEFSHQLLQIGSGALPLNNTLLQHVLQCGHIVSTLAELKEKVFPTLQDNFKNIAWFAERTVLAHRNESVNKVNHELLHVLPGDASTFVSIDTTIDEHAAVEYSVEFPNSLQPTGQPPHKLFLKKDVPIMLLRNLDPPQRCDGTRLIITTMISHVLQATIIAGCHRGEIAYIPCMPLIPSNVSFQFKRLQFPVRLCFPMAINKSQGQTLKIMGLNLQLPCVSHGQLYVACSRVNSADNLYIYSTKTGLTHNIVYPEALSASLDIC